A single Pan troglodytes isolate AG18354 chromosome 19, NHGRI_mPanTro3-v2.0_pri, whole genome shotgun sequence DNA region contains:
- the CASKIN2 gene encoding caskin-2 isoform X1, producing the protein MGREQDLILAVKNGDVTGVQKLVAKVKATKTKLLGSTKRLNVNYQDADGFSALHHAALGGSLELIALLLEAQATVDIKDSNGMRPLHYAAWQGRLEPVRLLLRASAAVNAASLDGQIPLHLAAQYGHYEVSEMLLQHQSNPCLVNKAKKTPLDLACEFGRLKVAQLLLNSHLCVALLEGEAKDPCDPNYTTPLHLAAKNGHREVIRQLLRAGIEINRQTKTGTALHEAALYGKTEVVRLLLEGGVDVNIRNTYNQTALDIVNQFTTSQASREIKQLLREASGILKVRALKDFWNLHDPTALNVRAGDVITVLEQHPDGRWKGHIHESQRGTDRIGYFPPGIVEVVSKRVGIPAARLPSAPTPLRPGFSRTPQPPAEEPPHPLTYSQLPRVGLSPDSPAGDRNSVGSEGSVGSIRSAGSGQSSEGTNGHGPGLLIENAQPLPSAGEDQVLPGLHPPSLADNLSHRPLANCRSGEQIFTQDVRPEQLLEGKDAQAIHNWLSEFQLEGYTAHFLQAGYDVPTISRMTPEDLTAIGVTKPGHRKKIASEIAQLSIAEWLPSYIPTDLLEWLCALGLPQYHKQLVSSGYDSMGLVADLTWEELQEIGVNKLGHQKKLMLGVKRLAELRRGLLQGEALSEGGRRLAKGPELMAIEGLENGEGPATAGPRLLTFQGSELSPELQAAMAGGGPEPLPLPPARSPSQESIGARSRGSGHSQEQPAPQPSGGDPSPPQERNLPEGTERPPKLCSSLPGQGPPPYVFMYPQGSPSSPAPGPPPGAPWAFSYLAGPPATPPDPPRPKRRSHSLSRPGPTEGDAEGEAEGPVGSTLGSYATLTRRPGRSALVRTSPSVTPTPARGTPRSQSFALRARRKGPPPPPPKRLSSVSGPSPEPPPLDGSPGPKEGATGPRRRTLSEPAGPSEPPGPPAPAGPASDTEEEEPGPEGTPPSRGSSGEGLPFAEEGNLTIKQRPKPAGPPPRETPVPPGLDFNLTESDTVKRRPKCREREPLQTALLAFGVASATPGPAAPLPSPTPGESPPASSLPQPEPSSLPAQGVPTPLAPSPAMQPPVPPCPGPGLESSAASRWNGETEPPTAPAALLKVPGAGTAPKPVSVACTQLAFSGPKLAPRLGPRPVPPPRPESTGTVGPGQAQQRLEQTSSSLAAALRAAEKSIGTKEQEGTPSASTKHILDDISTMFDALADQLDAMLD; encoded by the exons ATGGGTCGTGAACAGGACCTGATCCTCGCCGTCAAGAATGGAGATGTGACTGGTGTGCAGAAACTGGTGGCGAAGGTCAAGGCCACAAAGACAA AGCTCCTGGGCTCCACAAAGAGGCTCAACGTGAACTACCAGGATGCTGATGG ATTCTCTGCCCTCCACCACGCTGCTTTGGGGGGCAGCCTGGAGCTCATAGCCTTGCTGCTAGAGGCTCAGGCCACTGTTGACATCAAGGACAGCAATG GCATGCGCCCGCTGCACTACGCAGCCTGGCAGGGCCGGCTGGAGCCTGTGAGGCTGCTGCTGCGCGCCTCTGCGGCCGTCAATGCCGCCTCGCTGGACGGACAGATCCCCCTGCACCTGGCTGCGCAGTATGGACATTATGAGGTG tcAGAAATGCTCCTCCAGCATCAGTCCAACCCATGCCTGGTCAACAAGGCCAAGAAGACGCCCCTGGACCTGGCCTGTGAATTTGGCCGACTCAAG GTGGCCCAGCTGCTTCTGAACAGCCACTTATGTGTGGCACTGCTGGAGGGTGAGGCCAAAGACCCGTGTGACCCCAACTACACCACGCCCCTGCACTTGGCTGCCAAGAATGGCCACAGAGAAGTCATCAG GCAGCTCCTGAGAGCTGGGATCGAGATCAACCGCCAGACCAAGACGGGTACGGCGCTCCACGAGGCCGCACTGTATGGCAAGACCGAGGTGGTGCGGCTGCTTCTGGAG GGAGGTGTGGACGTGAACATCCGGAATACGTATAACCAGACGGCGCTGGACATAGTGAATCAGTTCACCACCTCCCAGGCCAGCCGGGAAATCAAGCAGCTACTGCGGG AGGCCTCAGGGATCCTGAAGGTCCGAGCGCTCAAGGATTTCTGGAACCTCCACGATCCCACTGCTCTCAATGTCCGGGCAGGGGATGTCATCACG GTGCTAGAACAGCATCCCGACGGCCGCTGGAAGGGCCACATCCACGAGAGCCAGAGGGGCACAGACCGCATAGGCTACTTCCCCCCGGGCATTGTCGAGGTGGTCAGCAAGCGGGTGGGCATCCCTGCAGCCCGCCTCCCCTCCGCACCCACCCCCCTGCGCCCAGGCTTCTCCCGGACACCGCAGCCTCCTGCCGAAGAACCCCCGCACCCTCTTACCTACAGCCAGCTTCCTCGGGTGGGCCTCAGCCCAGACAGCCCAG CAGGTGACAGGAATAGCGTGGGCAGTGAGGGCAGCGTGGGCAGCATCCGCAGTGCCGGCAGCGGGCAGAGCTCTGAGGGCACTAATGGCCATGGCCCTGGCCTCCTGATTGAGAACGCCCAG CCACTGCCCTCTGCCGGAGAGGACCAGGTGCTGCCAGGACTCCACCCGCCGTCCCTGGCAG ACAACCTGAGCCACCGCCCTCTGGCCAACTGCCGCTCTGGGGAGCAGATCTTCACCCAGGACGTGCGGCCAGAACAGCTGCTGGAGGGGAAG GACGCGCAGGCCATTCATAACTGGCTAAGCGAGTTCCAGCTGGAGGGCTACACTGCCCACTTTCTGCAGGCCGGCTATGATGTGCCTACCATCAGCCGCATGACAcctgag GACCTGACGGCCATCGGGGTGACCAAGCCTGGGCACAGGAAGAAGATCGCCTCAGAGATCGCTCAGCTCAGCATCGCCGAGTGGCTGCCCAGCTACATCCCA ACGGACCTGCTGGAGTGGCTGTGTGCACTGGGGCTGCCGCAGTACCACAAGCAGCTGGTGAGCAGCGGCTACGACTCCATGGGGCTGGTGGCCGACCTCACCTGGGAGGAGCTGCAGGAGATTGGGGTGAACAAGCTCG GGCATCAGAAGAAGCTCATGCTGGGGGTGAAGCGGCTGGCGGAGCTTCGGAGGGGCCTGCTGCAGGGGGAGGCCCTCAGCGAAGGCGGGCGCCGGCTGGCCAAGGGTCCGGAGCTGATGGCCATCGAGGGACTGGAGAACGGAGAAGGCCCAGCTACAGCTGGCCCACGGCTCCTCACCTTCCAGGGCAGCGAACTAAGCCCAGAGCTACAGGCGGCCATGGCAGGGGGTGGCCCTGAACCACTCCCCCTCCCACCTGCCCGCTCTCCCAGCCAGGAGAGCATTGGGGCACGCTCACGGGGGTCTGGCCACTCACAGGAACAGCCTGCCCCACAGCCCAGCGGTGGAGATCCCAGCCCCCCCCAGGAGAGGAACCTTCCAGAGGGCACAGAGCGGCCCCCTAAGCTTTGTTCTTCACTTCCTGGCCAAGGACCCCCACCCTATGTTTTTATGTACCCCCAGGGCTCACCCTCTAGCCCGGCCCCAGGGCCACCTCCTGGCGCACCCTGGGCCTTCTCCTACTTGGCCGGGCCCCCTGCCACTCCCCCAGACCCGCCTCGACCTAAGCGCCGGTCCCACAGCCTAAGCCGCCCTGGCCCCACGGAGGGGGATGCTGAGGGGGAGGCCGAAGGGCCAGTGGGCAGCACCCTAGGCAGTTATGCTACCCTTACCCGGCGGCCAGGACGCAGTGCCCTTGTCCGGACCAGTCCTAGTGTGACCCCAACCCCAGCTCGGGGGACTCCTCGCAGCCAGTCCTTTGCCCTGCGGGCCCGGCGCAAaggccccccgcccccgccccccaagCGCCTCAGCTCCGTCTCTGGCCCCAGCCCGGAGCCACCTCCACTAGATGGGAGCCCAGGGCCCAAGGAAGGGGCCACAGGGCCCCGAAGGCGAACACTGAGTGAACCTGCTGGCCCCTCAGAGCCCCCTGGCCCACCTGCCCCGGCTGGGCCCGCGTCAGACacggaggaggaggagccaggcCCTGAGGGGACGCCCCCATCTCGGGGCAGCTCTGGGGAAGGGCTGCCGTTTGCAGAGGAAGGGAACCTGACCATCAAACAGCGCCCAAAGCCCGCTGGCCCCCCGCCCCGAGAGACACCCGTGCCCCCCGGCCTCGATTTCAACCTCACGGAATCAGACACTGTTAAGCGGAGGCCCAAGTGCCGGGAGAGAGAGCCACTGCAGACCGCACTGCTGGCCTTCGGAGTGGCCAGTGCCACGCCTGGCCCCGCTGCCCCCCTGCCTTCCCCAACTCCTGGCGAGTCTCCTCCAGCTTCTAGCCTTCCCCAGCCCGAGCCCAGCAGCCTTCCAGCCCAAGGAGTTCCAACCCCCCTTGCTCCCAGCCCCGCCATGCAGCCTCCAGTGCCGCCCTGCCCAGGGCCAGGTCTGGAAAGCTCAGCAGCTAGTCGGTGGAATGGGGAGACAGAACCCCCAACCGCCCCTGCTGCCCTCCTCAAGGTGCCCGGAGCAG GAACAGCCCCCAAGCCTGTGTCGGTGGCCTGCACCCAGCTGGCATTTTCTGGCCCTAAGCTAGCGCCCCGGCTCGGCCCCCGCCCAGTGCCTCCTCCACGGCCTGAGAGCACTGGGACTGTGGGCCCAGGCCAGGCCCAGCAGAGACTGGAGCAGACCAGCTCGTCCCTGGCAGCTGCACTGAGAGCCGCAGAGAAGAGCATTGGCACCAAGGAGCAAGAGGG CACCCCCAGCGCCTCCACCAAGCACATTCTGGATGACATCAGCACCATGTTTGACGCCCTGGCTGACCAGCTGGATGCCATGCTGGACTGA
- the CASKIN2 gene encoding caskin-2 isoform X2: MRPLHYAAWQGRLEPVRLLLRASAAVNAASLDGQIPLHLAAQYGHYEVSEMLLQHQSNPCLVNKAKKTPLDLACEFGRLKVAQLLLNSHLCVALLEGEAKDPCDPNYTTPLHLAAKNGHREVIRQLLRAGIEINRQTKTGTALHEAALYGKTEVVRLLLEGGVDVNIRNTYNQTALDIVNQFTTSQASREIKQLLREASGILKVRALKDFWNLHDPTALNVRAGDVITVLEQHPDGRWKGHIHESQRGTDRIGYFPPGIVEVVSKRVGIPAARLPSAPTPLRPGFSRTPQPPAEEPPHPLTYSQLPRVGLSPDSPAGDRNSVGSEGSVGSIRSAGSGQSSEGTNGHGPGLLIENAQPLPSAGEDQVLPGLHPPSLADNLSHRPLANCRSGEQIFTQDVRPEQLLEGKDAQAIHNWLSEFQLEGYTAHFLQAGYDVPTISRMTPEDLTAIGVTKPGHRKKIASEIAQLSIAEWLPSYIPTDLLEWLCALGLPQYHKQLVSSGYDSMGLVADLTWEELQEIGVNKLGHQKKLMLGVKRLAELRRGLLQGEALSEGGRRLAKGPELMAIEGLENGEGPATAGPRLLTFQGSELSPELQAAMAGGGPEPLPLPPARSPSQESIGARSRGSGHSQEQPAPQPSGGDPSPPQERNLPEGTERPPKLCSSLPGQGPPPYVFMYPQGSPSSPAPGPPPGAPWAFSYLAGPPATPPDPPRPKRRSHSLSRPGPTEGDAEGEAEGPVGSTLGSYATLTRRPGRSALVRTSPSVTPTPARGTPRSQSFALRARRKGPPPPPPKRLSSVSGPSPEPPPLDGSPGPKEGATGPRRRTLSEPAGPSEPPGPPAPAGPASDTEEEEPGPEGTPPSRGSSGEGLPFAEEGNLTIKQRPKPAGPPPRETPVPPGLDFNLTESDTVKRRPKCREREPLQTALLAFGVASATPGPAAPLPSPTPGESPPASSLPQPEPSSLPAQGVPTPLAPSPAMQPPVPPCPGPGLESSAASRWNGETEPPTAPAALLKVPGAGTAPKPVSVACTQLAFSGPKLAPRLGPRPVPPPRPESTGTVGPGQAQQRLEQTSSSLAAALRAAEKSIGTKEQEGTPSASTKHILDDISTMFDALADQLDAMLD, from the exons ATGCGCCCGCTGCACTACGCAGCCTGGCAGGGCCGGCTGGAGCCTGTGAGGCTGCTGCTGCGCGCCTCTGCGGCCGTCAATGCCGCCTCGCTGGACGGACAGATCCCCCTGCACCTGGCTGCGCAGTATGGACATTATGAGGTG tcAGAAATGCTCCTCCAGCATCAGTCCAACCCATGCCTGGTCAACAAGGCCAAGAAGACGCCCCTGGACCTGGCCTGTGAATTTGGCCGACTCAAG GTGGCCCAGCTGCTTCTGAACAGCCACTTATGTGTGGCACTGCTGGAGGGTGAGGCCAAAGACCCGTGTGACCCCAACTACACCACGCCCCTGCACTTGGCTGCCAAGAATGGCCACAGAGAAGTCATCAG GCAGCTCCTGAGAGCTGGGATCGAGATCAACCGCCAGACCAAGACGGGTACGGCGCTCCACGAGGCCGCACTGTATGGCAAGACCGAGGTGGTGCGGCTGCTTCTGGAG GGAGGTGTGGACGTGAACATCCGGAATACGTATAACCAGACGGCGCTGGACATAGTGAATCAGTTCACCACCTCCCAGGCCAGCCGGGAAATCAAGCAGCTACTGCGGG AGGCCTCAGGGATCCTGAAGGTCCGAGCGCTCAAGGATTTCTGGAACCTCCACGATCCCACTGCTCTCAATGTCCGGGCAGGGGATGTCATCACG GTGCTAGAACAGCATCCCGACGGCCGCTGGAAGGGCCACATCCACGAGAGCCAGAGGGGCACAGACCGCATAGGCTACTTCCCCCCGGGCATTGTCGAGGTGGTCAGCAAGCGGGTGGGCATCCCTGCAGCCCGCCTCCCCTCCGCACCCACCCCCCTGCGCCCAGGCTTCTCCCGGACACCGCAGCCTCCTGCCGAAGAACCCCCGCACCCTCTTACCTACAGCCAGCTTCCTCGGGTGGGCCTCAGCCCAGACAGCCCAG CAGGTGACAGGAATAGCGTGGGCAGTGAGGGCAGCGTGGGCAGCATCCGCAGTGCCGGCAGCGGGCAGAGCTCTGAGGGCACTAATGGCCATGGCCCTGGCCTCCTGATTGAGAACGCCCAG CCACTGCCCTCTGCCGGAGAGGACCAGGTGCTGCCAGGACTCCACCCGCCGTCCCTGGCAG ACAACCTGAGCCACCGCCCTCTGGCCAACTGCCGCTCTGGGGAGCAGATCTTCACCCAGGACGTGCGGCCAGAACAGCTGCTGGAGGGGAAG GACGCGCAGGCCATTCATAACTGGCTAAGCGAGTTCCAGCTGGAGGGCTACACTGCCCACTTTCTGCAGGCCGGCTATGATGTGCCTACCATCAGCCGCATGACAcctgag GACCTGACGGCCATCGGGGTGACCAAGCCTGGGCACAGGAAGAAGATCGCCTCAGAGATCGCTCAGCTCAGCATCGCCGAGTGGCTGCCCAGCTACATCCCA ACGGACCTGCTGGAGTGGCTGTGTGCACTGGGGCTGCCGCAGTACCACAAGCAGCTGGTGAGCAGCGGCTACGACTCCATGGGGCTGGTGGCCGACCTCACCTGGGAGGAGCTGCAGGAGATTGGGGTGAACAAGCTCG GGCATCAGAAGAAGCTCATGCTGGGGGTGAAGCGGCTGGCGGAGCTTCGGAGGGGCCTGCTGCAGGGGGAGGCCCTCAGCGAAGGCGGGCGCCGGCTGGCCAAGGGTCCGGAGCTGATGGCCATCGAGGGACTGGAGAACGGAGAAGGCCCAGCTACAGCTGGCCCACGGCTCCTCACCTTCCAGGGCAGCGAACTAAGCCCAGAGCTACAGGCGGCCATGGCAGGGGGTGGCCCTGAACCACTCCCCCTCCCACCTGCCCGCTCTCCCAGCCAGGAGAGCATTGGGGCACGCTCACGGGGGTCTGGCCACTCACAGGAACAGCCTGCCCCACAGCCCAGCGGTGGAGATCCCAGCCCCCCCCAGGAGAGGAACCTTCCAGAGGGCACAGAGCGGCCCCCTAAGCTTTGTTCTTCACTTCCTGGCCAAGGACCCCCACCCTATGTTTTTATGTACCCCCAGGGCTCACCCTCTAGCCCGGCCCCAGGGCCACCTCCTGGCGCACCCTGGGCCTTCTCCTACTTGGCCGGGCCCCCTGCCACTCCCCCAGACCCGCCTCGACCTAAGCGCCGGTCCCACAGCCTAAGCCGCCCTGGCCCCACGGAGGGGGATGCTGAGGGGGAGGCCGAAGGGCCAGTGGGCAGCACCCTAGGCAGTTATGCTACCCTTACCCGGCGGCCAGGACGCAGTGCCCTTGTCCGGACCAGTCCTAGTGTGACCCCAACCCCAGCTCGGGGGACTCCTCGCAGCCAGTCCTTTGCCCTGCGGGCCCGGCGCAAaggccccccgcccccgccccccaagCGCCTCAGCTCCGTCTCTGGCCCCAGCCCGGAGCCACCTCCACTAGATGGGAGCCCAGGGCCCAAGGAAGGGGCCACAGGGCCCCGAAGGCGAACACTGAGTGAACCTGCTGGCCCCTCAGAGCCCCCTGGCCCACCTGCCCCGGCTGGGCCCGCGTCAGACacggaggaggaggagccaggcCCTGAGGGGACGCCCCCATCTCGGGGCAGCTCTGGGGAAGGGCTGCCGTTTGCAGAGGAAGGGAACCTGACCATCAAACAGCGCCCAAAGCCCGCTGGCCCCCCGCCCCGAGAGACACCCGTGCCCCCCGGCCTCGATTTCAACCTCACGGAATCAGACACTGTTAAGCGGAGGCCCAAGTGCCGGGAGAGAGAGCCACTGCAGACCGCACTGCTGGCCTTCGGAGTGGCCAGTGCCACGCCTGGCCCCGCTGCCCCCCTGCCTTCCCCAACTCCTGGCGAGTCTCCTCCAGCTTCTAGCCTTCCCCAGCCCGAGCCCAGCAGCCTTCCAGCCCAAGGAGTTCCAACCCCCCTTGCTCCCAGCCCCGCCATGCAGCCTCCAGTGCCGCCCTGCCCAGGGCCAGGTCTGGAAAGCTCAGCAGCTAGTCGGTGGAATGGGGAGACAGAACCCCCAACCGCCCCTGCTGCCCTCCTCAAGGTGCCCGGAGCAG GAACAGCCCCCAAGCCTGTGTCGGTGGCCTGCACCCAGCTGGCATTTTCTGGCCCTAAGCTAGCGCCCCGGCTCGGCCCCCGCCCAGTGCCTCCTCCACGGCCTGAGAGCACTGGGACTGTGGGCCCAGGCCAGGCCCAGCAGAGACTGGAGCAGACCAGCTCGTCCCTGGCAGCTGCACTGAGAGCCGCAGAGAAGAGCATTGGCACCAAGGAGCAAGAGGG CACCCCCAGCGCCTCCACCAAGCACATTCTGGATGACATCAGCACCATGTTTGACGCCCTGGCTGACCAGCTGGATGCCATGCTGGACTGA